The DNA region tgttcagggacacattataacatttctgttagtcacatgtctgtggaacttgttcagttttttgtctcagttgttgaatcttatgttcatacaaatatttacacatgttaagtttgctgaaaattaacgcagttgacagtgagaggacgtttctttttagcTGAGTTTATATATCTCTACTTCTTTCAAACTggactctccttcctctcctcaggTTTCGGAGTGCCGGCCCAGGCCCAGTCCAGGACACCACAGGGGCCAGTAATTTCAGCTTTGCTGGACCAGGTGCAGCTTCTGGTTTCGGTAGTCCTGCAGGCAGCCGTCGCACCACCCCCACTGGGATTGGCTCTATGGCCACCACTGTTCCGTCGGGCAACAGGTTTCTCCTTTTCCACCCCTGCTGCAACAAGGAGCCACACACCGGTTTCGGAGCTCCTGCCTCTGCGTCCGGGTTTAGCTTCGCCTCGACGACCACTGGTGGAGGAGGAGCATTGGAGGGAGTGGTTTCGGGAGTCACGCCAGTGGCTGCAAGTGGTTTTGGACAGGCGAGTGGAGGGTTCGGGGTTATGGCCCCAGCAGACAGTCTCTTCACCCCCCAGAGCCAGCTGAGTGACGAGGAGCTGAAGGAGTTTGGAGGGAAGAGGTTCACCCTGGGACAGATACCACTCAAACCCCCCCTGTTTAATATGCTGGTGGTCTGATCCCACCATGGAACCACTCAAACCCCCCCTGTTAATATGCAGGTTGTCTGATCCCACCATGGAACCACTCAACCCCCCCCCTGTTAATATGCAGGTTGTCTGATCCAccactcaacccccccccccctgttataTGCAGGTTGTCTGATCCCAccactcaacccccccccccctgttaatATGCAGGTTTGTCTATTCCCAccactcaacccccccccccccccccgttaatATGCAGGTTGTCTGATCCCACCACTCAACCCTGTTAATATGCAGGTTGTCTGATCCCAccactcaaccccccccccccccctgtttaaTATGCAGGTTGTCTGATCCCACACTCAACCCCCCCTGTTAATATGCTAATATGCAGGTTGTCTGATTCCCCACCCCTGTTATNNNNNNNNNNNNNNNNNNNNNNNNNNNNNNNNNNNNNNNNNNNNNNNNNNNNNNNNNNNNNNNNNNNNNNNNNNNNNNNNNNNNNNNNNNNNNNNNNNNNNNNNNNNNNNNNNNNNNNNNNNNNNNNNNNNNNNNNNNNNNNNNNNNNNNNNNNNNNNNNNNNNNNNNNNNNNNNNNNNNNNNNNNNNNNNNNNNNNNNNNNNNNNNNNNNNNNNNNNNNNNNNNNNNNNNNNNNNNNNNNNNNNNNNNNNNNNNNNNNNNNNNNNNNNNNNNNNNNNNNNNNNNNNNNNNNNNNNNNNNNNNNNNNNNNNNNNNNNNNNNNNNNNNNNNNNNNNNNNNNNNNNNNNNNNNNNNNNNNNNNNNNNNNNNNNNNNNNNNNNNNNNNNNNNNNNNNNNNNNNNNNNNNNNNNNNNNNNNNNNNNNNNNNNNNNNNNNNNNNNNNNNNNNNNNNNNNNNNNNNNNNNNNNNNNNNNNNNNNNNNNNNNNNNNNNNNNNNNNNNNNNNNNNNNNNNNNNNNNNNNNNNNNNNNNNNNNNNNNNNNNNNNNNNNNNNNNNNNNNNNNNNNNNNNNNNNNNNNNNNNNNNNNNNNNNNNNNNNNNNNNNNNNNNNNNNNNNNNNNNNNNNNNNNNNNNNNNNNNNNNNNNNNNNNNNNNNNNNNNNNNNNNNNNNNNNNNNNNNNNNNNNNNNNNNNNNNNNNNNNNNNNNNNNNNNNNNNNNNNNNNNNNNNNNNNNNNNNNNNNNNNNNNNNNNNNNNNNNNNNNNNNNNNNNNNNNNNNNNNNNNNNNNNNNNNNNNNNNNNNNNNNNNNNNNNNNNNNNNNNNNNNNNNNNNNNNNNNNNNNNNNNNNNNNNNNNNNNNNNNNNNNNNNNNNNNNNNNNNNNNNNNNNNNNNNNNNNNNNNNNNNNNNNNNNNNNNNNNNNNNNNNNNNNNNNNNNNNNNNNNNNNNNNNNNNNNNNNNNNNNNNNNNNNNNNNNNNNNNNNNNNNNNNNNNNNNNNNNNNNNNNNNNNNNNNNNNNNNNNNNNNNNNNNNNNNNNNNNNNNNNNNNNNNNNNNNNNNNNNNNNNNNNNNNNNNNNNNNNNNNNNNNNNNNNNNNNNNNNNNNNNNNNNNNNNNNNNNNNNNNNNNNNNNNNNNNNNNNNNNNNNNNNNNNNNNNNNNNNNNNNNNNNNNNNNNNNNNNNNNNNNNNNNNNNNNNNNNNNNNNNNNNNNNNNNNNNNNNNNNNNNNNNNNNNNNNNNNNNNNNNNNNNNNNNNNNNNNNNNNNNNNNNNNNNNNNNNNNNNNNNNNNNNNNNNNNNNNNNNNNNNNNNNNNNNNNNNNNNNNNNNNNNNNNNNNNNNNNNNNNNNNNNNNNNNNNNNNNNNNNNNNNNNNNNNNNNNNNNNNNNNNNNNNNNNNNNNNNNNNNNNNNNNNNNNNNNNNNNNNNNNNNNNNNNNNNNNNNNNNNNNNNNNNNNNNNNNNNNNNNNNNNNNNNNNNNNNNNNNNNNNNNNNNNNNNNNNNNNNNNNNNNNNNNNNNNNNNNNNNNNNNNNNNNNNNNNNNNNNNNNNNNNNNNNNNNNNNNNNNNNNNNNNNNNNNNNNNNNNNNNNNNNNNNNNNNNNNNNNNNNNNNNNNNNNNNNNNNNNNNNNNNNNNNNNNNNNNNNNNNNNNNNNNNNNNNNNNNNNNNNNNNNNNNNNNNNNNNNNNNNNNNNNNNNNNNNNNNNNNNNNNNNNNNNNNNNNNNNNNNNNNNNNNNNNNNNNNNNNNNNNNNNNNNNNNNNNNNNNNNNNNNNNNNNNNNNNNNNNNNNNNNNNNNNNNNNNNNNNNNNNNNNNNNNNNNNNNNNNNNNNNNNNNNNNNNNNNNNNNNNNNNNNNNNNNNNNNNNNNNNNNNNNNNNNNNNNNNNNNNNNNNNNNNNNNNNNNNNNNNNNNNNNNNNNNNNNNNNNNNNNNNNNNNNNNNNNNNNNNNNNNNNNNNNNNNNNNNNNNNNNNNNNNNNNNNNNNNNNNNNNNNNNNNNNNNNNNNNNNNNNNNNNNNNNNNNNNNNNNNNNNNNNNNNNNNNNNNNNNNNNNNNNNNNNNNNNNNNNNNNNNNNNNNNNNNNNNNNNNNNNNNNNNNNNNNNNNNNNNNNNNNNNNNNNNNNNNNNNNNNNNNNNNNNNNNNNNNNNNNNNNNNNNNNNNNNNNNNNNNNNNNNNNNNNNNNNNNNNNNNNNNNNNNNNNNNNNNNNNNNNNNNNNNNNNNNNNNNNNNNNNNNNNNNNNNNNNNNNNNNNNNNNNNNNNNNNNNNNNNNNNNNNNNNNNNNNNNNNNNNNNNNNNNNNNNNNNNNNNNNNNNNNNNNNNNNNNNNNNNNNNNNNNNNNNNNNNNNNNNNNNNNNNNNNNNNNNNNNNNNNNNNNNNNNNNNNNNNNNNNNNNNNNNNNNNNNNNNNNNNNNNNNNNNNNNNNNNNNNNNNNNNNNNNNNNNNNNNNNNNNNNNNNNNNNNNNNNNNNNNNNNNNNNNNNNNNNNNNNNNNNNNNNNNNNNNNNTATGCAGGTGGTCTGATCCCATCTCATTCTAAATGATGTCATGTTTCAACCAAGATGGTGTTCCTGGTAATAGCGCCATGTCATTTAGTTGAAACGTTTTCCTTTTAAAATTAAAGGGGGGGAGCAGAATgtaagacacacaacacactactggTGGTCTGACTGTACCAGGAACTAAAATAGGCTACTGTTTTGCTATTTTAAAATTTAAATAAGTGTTTTAATTATGATTGGTGGTATTTTTGCTTTGAACCAAATTATGGGCTGTTTTGTTTGCTTTCATCTCATGTCCCCCCCCCAGGTGTATATTGTATAAACAATACTTTGTTCTGTCGTCCATTAAATTAAAACCGTTTTATGATTTCATCTGAACATAAAACATGTGTACAGTAGCAGACAAAGTGTTTTCTTATTGGTTGTTATGAGAATTRCtttatcaatgttcataaacttcaattcatctactcagtctgcaacccagagtttgtaaagattctggttgaatgaaacagacaagAGTCCCAGCTTACAAAAATCAAAGTGTTTATTCACGACAACGTTCTGACGTCCAAATACAAAAACATccattttatactggctccttacGTACAWaccttcacacacaaacagtaggtatcctacgcacatacgtacaagttcaaatcttaagctacgccttgctcagacagtcttgTGMTTTTTCCACTARacagatacattgtttaatctgcaacatgtttcatcatGTTCTGCcagcctaacagtttctcccctccacgggtGGAGYcagaatgtcctgtaaggaacacagtYGTCCAGctcgtctgtcgatagctcctcttatcatttgtttcacacttgcaccctgcttatgTAARggatgtgaaatggctagctagttagcggtggtgcgcgctaatagcctttcaatcggtgacgtcacttgctctgagaccttgaagtagtggttccccttgctctgcaagggccgcggcttttgtggagcgatgcttcgtgggtgactgtggtcgatgtgtgcagagggtccctggttcgcgcccgggacGGAGTAAAGTTTAACTGTTAcacttacatactaaaaaggaacaaaaggtccttgttctaattctMactaaaactacacacatcatcagattatagttttatgattctaatcaatttcatacaattatatggtttcagagtggaattatttaatcattatctttcaacatataaattattttatcgTTGGTCCTATACAATTCACACTGTACCAGAGAGCCACCATGAATGAGGCTCTCTGATTGGACTCGTCATGGCCCATCCTTGTATAACTACTGCaaatacacaccttttctattcacataCTGGCCATATACACCATTTACARACATATATTGTATCGTATTtgtttatatactggattctgcGTATACTCACTTAATCTCCACGATGAGTATYAAAGTAGTGTAGCGGAGGTATACGCCATATAAATGAAAAAGGCTGAARAGATCACAATGTCGAGCAACTATTATTTCTACGCGCAGCAATGTGCCCGCAGTGGTAAGCATACACACGCAAGTTCCAAAAAAAATCAATTTGTGGGGAAAACACCATTTATAAAATGCTCACACCATTTGCGAGCGGTTTCATGGACAGAAATGGAAATATCCGTTCGAAATTtataaagaaagagggaaaatCTAGAGTTAACAAGTATCATGGTTTGCCATGTACCAGCTGTTTCGTTATGGTCTGTatcatagccgtgggaagtagtttatgcaacaacaaaacattgtcAGCAGATTGGGTTGCTGGGGAaactttaaattatttttcttTCAGGGGATGCATCTATGGCCAGtatgtatttacaaaaaaaaaatcgaaataaaAAGTTACATGCAACTGAAAAAAATGRCGTCTGAAAATAATGTATCGTTTATGACCAAGTGCGCATGCTCTTCATCTCCAATATAATCTTGCGTTAACCGGGGatgccaatttagcaattttgttgctagatttagcaatTTTTCAGACTACGCTGGCAACTTTTTTCccaaacagcacctagcaacaaatgtagctacttttaaaaatgtatttggaacttttgaaaagtgactcaaacgctaaaatgcacGCAATCTAAATGACACAAAACGATGTTTTctgtcacaacacacgtgcctggtTGCAAAAGTGTATTGTGAGTGACGTCGGCAGaaggccagcagcaatttcagtacattgcaaatcattgttggctgactgctgtagtagtagtagtagtagtaatagtagtaagaCAGGTCCGACAAGtcaaacccaatgaatatagttggtcacaaYTGTTTGATCTTGAATAGAACTTACAACATCgatcaacatgtctcaatcaaaattgtacagccagaagtacagaaaagtgtgggagtctgtacctgaacaaatgtcaaatcatatttttggccgagatggccagtcaatttgagtaacgttattgtgtattctacgtaatgacaCCACAACGTCATTTAGCAGCTTTTAGCAACAAATCCAACCTGCCTCTAGCAATATACCCTGAAAATGAGTTGMCAYCACTGGTCACTACCGCCATGCACAGGTCGGCTGATCCAGCAGCAGGAAATCATTGTATCACGTAATCATATATTTTATTGGGGGTGCAGAATAGGTCAAAAACAATACTTGGATTTTTTTCCAGACACGGCATTTTTTTGGTTGCATGTAACTTTTATTTTGTAAGTACATAACGACCATAATAAAGATAGTTGCTCAGCGAAACTCCATTCTTTGGTAAGTACCGAACGTATTTTGACATTATTAAACTTGAGAAGCTGATGCAAGGCAAGTTGAACGTCTGCTTCCGGGGCTTGAGAATGCAATTTGGGTTAATTGAATTCTCACCGAAATACATTATTATAGTGTACTTTTATTATTGTgtacattttactgcattgttaggagctggtaacataagcatttcgctacaccgtaTACGCGACCAATAAATCTTGATTTTGGACTAACGTTATAGTGGGACGTTGGCTAGCTTCCGATTCGTTGAGCGCCTGAAAGTGGGATCAGAAACGAGTTTGAACGATGTATCGCTAGTTGTCGGATTCCYACACAGACAAACAAGATAGCTAGTTACACAGAGTGTGACATTAAATGGACACAACAATCCAGCTTCACAACGAGATGGTAGTAAGTACCTAGGATATCGGTTCAAAATACCCGGTGGCGATATGACACGTGTGCTCGGCATACTCCGCTCTCTCTATCCGCATGTCCAGACTCTGGAGGAGTTTGCAGACGGTACTGTcttcagagagggacagagagcggTGCTCATCGAACCGACAGATACAAACCGCTTCATATCGTTTGTCCGGGGTGTGTTTGTCTGCACGGATAAAACTTTACAGAACGTCCCCAGCTGCAATCAGGTAAatgtgtagttagctagctacataactaAAGCATAgcctaagtagctagctagctaacagcatgGAGTAGCCGACCTTTTACTTAGCTAACTTAGTTCAATATTTGCAATGAAATGCAACGTTTTGAACTAACATTTGATTTTAAGAGATGTTTCGCAGTGCTACGTTTGACTACAAAAGCCATGGGTTAAAATGCACAgagacagccagacacacacacacagaaaacaaaacattgtgCCGGTTATGTTGATGTATTGATTTAAATGTCATCCGCAGATCAGCACCGTGCCTGAGCTGTTGGCGTTCGTGTTGAACAACATCAAGAGGAAAAAGAAAAGGAACGTCCTGGCGCACGGTTARGGTTACCCCTCCACGTTCCWGGACCGCGACGCCGACCAGTTTAAYTTRCATGGCGAGGTCACTCAGAGTGCCGCGTACATCCACGGCAGTGACTTATGGAAGAGGATCTGCCAGCGTCTCGGCACCGACGTCTCCAAGTACCTCCTGGAGACTTGTTCTGTGTTCGTGACGGTGCCACCGTCGTCCGCGTTCCAGGTGTGCGGCGTGCCTGTGTACGACCGCGTTTCCATGTCAACGGGTATCTCTAGGTTCCACCTGGGATACAAACGGAATGGTACTActaggaacagcagagggagaaatAAGGAGGTCAGAAATGGGGGATGGGAATTTCAGGGTTCTGATgggagaaaaaggagaagaagggatggaggtagagacactgggaagaggaagaggaagagggaggaggtgagtttgggtaggaagaggaagagggaggaggtggaaggagatGGGTGTTTGCCTGGAAAAAGGAAATGCACTCAAAGGGAAGCTTCCACAGTCTCCAGTGGAACCAGCGATCGTAAGCACAGAACACTGGAAACAAATGGGGTCAAGAGACCAGTGGAGGTTATTTCTCTCACCAAGGGACCCACACAGAGCCTACAGGTTTTCAATGGTTCTAGCAATGTGGAACCGGTGTCAGTAGAAATGGAGCAACTGGCTGGACCTGAAAGACCAGTGGAGYCTCTGATGGTCACCATAGAACCCACCGAGAGCTCTAAGCAGGTCTCCAATGACACAGGTAATATTGAGCAGATGTCAATGAAAACAGGACSTAGAAGGCCAGCGGCGACACCGGCTGTAGTCCAAAGACCAGTAGAAGAACAGTCTGGACACGTATCAGCCACTGTCCATCTAGAGGGGGGTCCTAGTTGGAGAACAGGGTCGTTcccaccaccccctccctcccagtGTTTCATCCGCACCCTGGGCATGCTCTACGGAGGGCGGGGCATGCGCAGCTTCCTACTAAACAGGAAGCGGAAAGGTAGGGATGAGGGGCCCAGGCGTCTGCAGGGGCGAGACTTAGTGAGACTGGTCTTCTTTGAAGGCGTGGCCTATCTGAACGGAACAGAGAGGAAGCCTAAGAGACTTCCCAGAAGGTTTTTCACCTTGGTGCCTTTGTTTAGTCAGTTGTTACGTCGACACAGGAGGTGTCCCTATTCTAAGATACTGCAGAGAGTTTGTCCAGCGGTGGCACAGGGGGATATGGCCTCCCTCCTGCCCCAGCACAGTGCARGTCACCGGGTGTACCTCTTTGTCAGAGAGTGCCTCACCATGGTGGTCCCCCCGGAGCTCTGGGGGTCGGACCATAACCGATTCAAATTCCTGTCCGCAGTCAGGAACTTCCTGGCCATGGGCAAGTTTGAGAGGATCTCATTGGCTGAGCTGATGTGGAAGATGAAGGTGAATGACTGTGATTGGCTGAAGATCAGCAAGACAGGTGAGTTCCTCCTCCACTACTTTCCCAGACTCTTAACTttgccccatctctctctctctctccttctccatccagCTTCCATTATATCTGTTACTTACCTTCATTCCACTCATTCTAACCCTTCTCATCCCCAGGCCGCTGCCCGCCCAGTGAGCTGTCGTATCGGACGCGGGTGCTAGGCCAGCTCCTGGCTTGGCTGCTGGATGGCTATGTGCTAGGCCTGGTGAGAGCTATGTTCTACGTCACCGAGAGCATGGGACAGAAGAACGCACTGCGCTTCTACAGATACCAGGTCTGGGCCAAGCTGCAGGAGCTGGCTTTCAGGTATTATACACAGTTACACATGTACGAACAGGATCATTTTATCTGTCTCACTATCATACACAGCCCTCAGTTGTTGAGTCACTCAGACTTAAACAAAATCTCGCCGTGTGTCGCTCTGTGTTTCGctcccactctgtctgtcacACTCACACATAGCTCAGTTTAACTCTGTGGTCAGCGTCTACTAACTGTTATGACCTTGTTCCCAGGGGTCACCTCTCTAAAGGTCAGATGTCKGAGTTGACCCTGGCCCAGGTGACGTCGCTCCCCAAAACCACTGTCACCTCCCGCCTCCGCTTCATCCCCAAGACCGACGGCATGAGACCCATCACGCGGGTCATAGGGGCGGACGCCAAAACAAGGGTATGACTTTGACCCTTTTTTAATAATAAGTGTTTTCATAAGTTTATGTTTGTATCTGTCTTGCTGTcaatgtgtgtgttctctgtcccTRCAGTTGTTCCAGGCCCGTGTGAAGGACCTGTTAGATGTGCTAGGTGTCTGTGtacgctcctctccctctctcctgggcTCTACAGTGTGGGGGATGACCGATATCCACAgagtcctctcctccatcacccCTGCTCAGAAAGACAAACCACAGCCGCTCTACTTTGTCAAGGTTGGTCTATCGTTTCATWCCATAGTTCTTTACCCTTAatccctcctctttccccccctctaATTTTCTCTCCActtgctctatctctctcccacGGGTAAAAGTAAGCTGGTCCGGTACTGCGTCCCGGCataataaatagtgggggtacgccCTACCGttaaaacatgagcctatcacaatgaaaacaaaatgtcaagaaaactgtaggctattatacCGTTGTTAATCATTACCGTACCAGTATGTAATGTACATTACCACATGTCAGAGTGATGAAAAATCAGAGGATGAACTCAATCGGTtggtaggcctatagcctacactCCAAAACGCCATGTGGTTCAACCAGAACAGTGACATTTTGCCAcggcagagatgagtggccgaaAACCAAGACGTGCGAGGACAGCATCGGAGGCAATACTTCTGACCTGTTTTGGCAATCACCAAATGTCGTGACACTTCTTGTTGTTTTGTGTAACGGATGACTCTTCCTATTCACCGTTGTTTGGAGGGAAAATGTTGGATGAATAAAAAACACATCAATAATGGTTGTTTATGCCACAGTAAGAGGTCATTCATTTTTAAAAGTTACATGACATCTTTATGACTAGGCCCAGAGAGACGCTAATGYATTAACAGGGATCCTAAATGTAATTCTGTGATTAGGCTTCCCGGCCGGCCCATTAGGCAGCCGCCTACAGCAGCGGTATTTTCCYAGAAACTGACCATCACCTCCCATTATTCTGCCCCAAAACAATAACTCGCCCAGTGGCGTGAGGGCTRgctctctctgtcttgttctctctACCATCTATCTCATTACCATCCATCTctacctcccccatctctctttctctcaattcaaaggggttttattggcatgggaaacatatgtttacattgccaaagcaagtgaaatggataataaacaaaagtgtaatggtcataaatgaacaataaacattagactcacaaaagtttcaaaggattagagacatttaaaatgtaatattatggcTGTTTAGTGTGGTAACGAAGTGCAACTAGTTAAAGTAcat from Salvelinus sp. IW2-2015 linkage group LG14, ASM291031v2, whole genome shotgun sequence includes:
- the tert gene encoding LOW QUALITY PROTEIN: telomerase reverse transcriptase (The sequence of the model RefSeq protein was modified relative to this genomic sequence to represent the inferred CDS: substituted 1 base at 1 genomic stop codon) gives rise to the protein MTRVLGILRSLYPHVQTLEEFADGTVFREGQRAVLIEPTDTNRFISFVRGVFVCTDKTLQNVPSCNQISTVPELLAFVLNNIKRKKKRNVLAHGXGYPSTFXDRDADQFNLHGEVTQSAAYIHGSDLWKRICQRLGTDVSKYLLETCSVFVTVPPSSAFQVCGVPVYDRVSMSTGISRFHLGYKRNGTTRNSRGRNKEVRNGGWEFQGSDGRKRRRRDGGRDTGKRKRKREEVSLGRKRKREEVEGDGCLPGKRKCTQREASTVSSGTSDRKHRTLETNGVKRPVEVISLTKGPTQSLQVFNGSSNVEPVSVEMEQLAGPERPVEXLMVTIEPTESSKQVSNDTGNIEQMSMKTGXRRPAATPAVVQRPVEEQSGHVSATVHLEGGPSWRTGSFPPPPPSQCFIRTLGMLYGGRGMRSFLLNRKRKGRDEGPRRLQGRDLVRLVFFEGVAYLNGTERKPKRLPRRFFTLVPLFSQLLRRHRRCPYSKILQRVCPAVAQGDMASLLPQHSAXHRVYLFVRECLTMVVPPELWGSDHNRFKFLSAVRNFLAMGKFERISLAELMWKMKVNDCDWLKISKTGRCPPSELSYRTRVLGQLLAWLLDGYVLGLVRAMFYVTESMGQKNALRFYRYQVWAKLQELAFRGHLSKGQMSELTLAQVTSLPKTTVTSRLRFIPKTDGMRPITRVIGADAKTRLFQARVKDLLDVLGVCVRSSPSLLGSTVWGMTDIHRVLSSITPAQKDKPQPLYFVKVDVSGAYDSLPHTQLLEVIGQVLSHVQEELFSVRCYAKVWADTHEGLKKTFVRQADFMEDTVASTNMKGFVMSLQREGKVHDAILVEQHFLTDIHGKDVLEFFTQMLSSCVVQFWEEMARGYHSTVCGEPPERLIHTTLDVYNDYSGYAGLSLRYSLTLGSAHCAGKQMKRKLMSILRLKCHALFLDLKTNSLEAVYKNIYKLVLLHAYRFHACAQSLPFGQKVGRNHAYFLNVIWDMAEYTNQLVRLCNKGLSLGCKAITGSLQYEAVELMYCLAFLLVLSVIAPLQRSPRPLRTRKRELERKLEGLRWARIRQAATPKIPEDLRPLGVEENVTYCDPSSSAPCPLNPIVHQEGVQQVGGGLYSRVRILCGQFVICPGVNILVRLYTSSCFDSVVLF